From a single Bacillus sp. NEB1478 genomic region:
- a CDS encoding DNA-directed RNA polymerase subunit alpha, with product MIEIEKPRIETVEISDDATYGKFVVEPLERGYGTTLGNSLRRILLSSLPGAAVTSIQINGVLHEFSTVEGVVEDVTTIILNLKKLAMKIYSDEEKTLEIDIQGDGVVTAGDITHDSDVEILNPDLHIATLAKGAHFQMKLFAKRGRGYVQAEGNKRDDMPIGVIPVDSIYTPISRVNYQVENTRVGQVTNYDKLTLDVWTDGSIRPEEAVSLGAKIISEHLNIFVGLTDQAQNAEIMVEKEEDQKEKVLEMTIEELDLSVRSYNCLKRAGINTVQELANKSEEDMMKVRNLGKKSLEEVQEKLDELGLSLRADD from the coding sequence ATGATCGAAATCGAAAAGCCAAGAATTGAGACGGTTGAAATCAGCGACGATGCCACATACGGAAAGTTTGTTGTTGAACCACTTGAACGTGGATACGGGACTACACTAGGCAACTCCTTGCGTCGTATCTTGTTGTCCTCACTACCTGGTGCAGCAGTTACATCTATTCAGATTAATGGCGTATTGCATGAGTTCTCAACAGTTGAAGGTGTAGTTGAAGATGTTACTACTATTATCTTAAACTTGAAAAAGCTTGCAATGAAGATTTACTCTGATGAAGAAAAGACACTTGAAATTGATATTCAAGGTGATGGTGTCGTAACAGCTGGAGACATTACACATGACAGTGATGTTGAAATCCTTAACCCGGATCTTCACATCGCAACACTAGCAAAAGGTGCTCATTTCCAAATGAAGCTTTTCGCAAAACGTGGTCGTGGTTATGTTCAGGCAGAAGGCAATAAACGCGATGATATGCCTATTGGTGTTATTCCTGTTGATTCAATTTACACGCCAATTTCACGTGTGAATTATCAAGTTGAAAACACTCGTGTAGGACAAGTAACAAACTATGACAAGCTAACGCTTGATGTATGGACAGATGGGAGCATTCGTCCAGAGGAAGCAGTTTCTCTTGGTGCGAAGATCATTAGCGAACATTTAAATATTTTTGTTGGCTTAACAGATCAAGCTCAGAACGCTGAGATTATGGTAGAAAAAGAAGAAGACCAAAAAGAAAAAGTTCTTGAAATGACTATTGAAGAGCTTGATCTTTCTGTTCGTTCTTATAACTGCCTAAAGCGTGCTGGAATAAATACAGTTCAAGAACTTGCGAATAAGTCTGAAGAGGACATGATGAAAGTACGCAACCTTGGAAAGAAGTCTCTTGAAGAAGTTCAAGAGAAACTTGACGAGCTAGGTCTTTCATTACGCGCTGACGATTAA
- the infA gene encoding translation initiation factor IF-1 encodes MAKDDVIEVEGTVIEPLPNAMFRVELENGHKVLAHVSGKIRMHYIRILPGDKVTVELSPYDLSRGRITYRFK; translated from the coding sequence ATGGCTAAAGATGATGTTATCGAGGTAGAAGGTACGGTTATCGAGCCTTTACCGAACGCCATGTTTCGTGTTGAACTAGAAAACGGACACAAAGTTCTAGCGCACGTTTCTGGAAAGATTCGTATGCACTACATTCGAATTCTGCCAGGAGATAAAGTAACCGTAGAATTGTCTCCGTATGATTTATCACGTGGTCGTATAACGTATCGTTTTAAATAA
- the rpmJ gene encoding 50S ribosomal protein L36 gives MKVRPSVKPICEKCKVIRRRGTVMVICENPKHKQKQG, from the coding sequence ATGAAGGTAAGACCATCAGTCAAACCAATATGTGAAAAATGTAAAGTGATTCGCCGCAGAGGCACTGTAATGGTGATCTGTGAAAATCCGAAACATAAACAAAAACAAGGTTAA
- the rplQ gene encoding 50S ribosomal protein L17, which produces MGYQKLGRVSAVRKAMLRDLATDLIINERIETTEARAKEVRKFAEKMITLGKRGDLHARRQAASFLRNEVADVESGQRSLQKLFSDLAPRYAERNGGYTRIAKIGPRRGDGAPMVIIELV; this is translated from the coding sequence ATGGGATACCAAAAGTTAGGTCGTGTATCTGCGGTTCGTAAAGCAATGCTTCGTGATTTAGCTACTGATTTAATTATCAACGAGCGTATTGAAACTACAGAAGCACGTGCAAAAGAAGTACGTAAATTTGCTGAAAAAATGATTACGCTTGGTAAGCGTGGAGACCTTCATGCTCGCCGTCAAGCAGCATCATTCCTTCGTAATGAAGTTGCTGACGTTGAGTCTGGACAAAGATCTCTTCAAAAGCTTTTCAGTGATCTTGCACCTCGCTATGCAGAGCGTAACGGTGGTTACACTCGCATCGCAAAAATCGGCCCTCGCCGTGGTGATGGTGCACCAATGGTTATCATTGAATTAGTTTAA
- the rpsK gene encoding 30S ribosomal protein S11, which produces MAKARKTNTRKRRVKKNIEVGVAHIRSTFNNTIVTITDTHGNAISWATAGHMGFKGSRKSTPFAAQMAAETAGKTAMENGMKTLEVSVKGPGAGREAAIRALQAVGLEVTAIRDVTPVPHNGCRPPKRRRV; this is translated from the coding sequence ATGGCAAAAGCACGTAAGACTAATACACGTAAGCGTCGTGTCAAAAAGAATATTGAAGTCGGCGTAGCACATATCCGTTCAACATTTAATAACACGATCGTAACAATTACAGACACGCACGGGAACGCAATTTCTTGGGCGACTGCTGGTCACATGGGATTTAAAGGATCTCGTAAGTCTACTCCATTCGCAGCACAAATGGCTGCTGAAACAGCTGGTAAAACAGCGATGGAAAATGGTATGAAGACGTTGGAAGTATCCGTTAAAGGACCTGGAGCTGGACGTGAAGCAGCAATCCGTGCCCTTCAAGCGGTAGGCTTAGAAGTAACAGCTATTCGTGATGTTACTCCTGTACCACACAACGGTTGCCGTCCGCCAAAACGTCGTCGCGTATAA
- the rpsM gene encoding 30S ribosomal protein S13 codes for MARVAGVDIPRDKRVVISLTYIFGIGKTKAQQILAEAGVSEETRVRDLTEEELNKIREVIDGHKVEGDLRREVSLNIKRLIEIGAYRGVRHRRGLPVRGQNTKNNSRTRKGPRRTVANKKK; via the coding sequence ATGGCACGTGTTGCAGGTGTAGATATTCCTCGCGATAAGCGAGTAGTAATCTCTTTAACTTATATCTTCGGAATCGGGAAAACAAAAGCACAGCAAATTCTTGCTGAAGCTGGTGTTTCAGAGGAAACTCGCGTTCGCGATTTAACTGAAGAAGAATTAAACAAGATCCGCGAAGTCATCGATGGACACAAAGTTGAAGGTGACCTTCGTCGTGAAGTGTCTCTTAACATTAAGCGTCTAATCGAGATCGGAGCATATCGTGGTGTTCGTCATCGTCGTGGATTACCAGTACGTGGTCAAAACACGAAGAACAACTCTCGTACTCGTAAAGGACCTCGTCGTACAGTAGCGAATAAGAAAAAGTAA